In the Gossypium arboreum isolate Shixiya-1 chromosome 10, ASM2569848v2, whole genome shotgun sequence genome, one interval contains:
- the LOC108489370 gene encoding vacuolar-sorting receptor 1-like isoform X1 — MRENSWFLICMWVLLVGNCLGRFVVEKNSLKVTSPESIKGVYECAIGNFGVPQYGGTLVGTVVYPKANQGACKSFDDFDISFKSKPGGLPTFLLVDRGDCFFTLKAWNAQKAGAAAILVADSKDEPLITMDTPEEENANAEYLQNITIPSALISKSLGDSLKKALNGGEMVNMNLDWRESLPHPDERVEYEFWTNSNDECGPKCDSQIEFVKNFKGAAQILERKGYTMFTPHYITWYCPEAFILSKQCKSQCINHGRYCAPDPEQDFSKGYDGKDVVVQNLRQACLFKVANESGKPWLWWDYVTDFAIRCPMKEKKYNKECADKVIQALGVDLNKVDKCIGDTEADVDNPVLKAEQDAQIGKGSRGDVTILPTLVINNRQYRGKLDRGAVLKAICAGFQETTEPAICLTEDIQTNECLENNGGCWQDKSANITACRDTFRGRVCECPLVNGVKFSGDGYTHCEASAALRCEINNGGCWRETREGRTYSACIVSVSLSISLFISASFSRFLSYLVLEWNVQDDHSHGCKCPYGFRGDGVKSCEDVDECKEKLACQCPGCKCKNTWGSYECSCSGGSLYMREHDTCISKNVKTEVSWGSVWVIILGLVAAGAGGYAIYKYRIRRYMDSEIRAIMAQYMPLDNQPNNVHHPDI, encoded by the exons ATGAGGGAAAATTCTTGGTTTTTAATTTGCATGTGGGTTTTGTTAGTGGGGAATTGTTTGGGGAGGTTTGTGGTGGAGAAGAACAGCTTGAAGGTGACTTCGCCGGAATCAATCAAAGGGGTTTATGAGTGTGCGATTGGGAATTTTGGGGTTCCTCAGTATGGGGGTACCTTGGTTGGCACTGTTGTTTATCCTAAAGCTAATCAAGGCGCTTGCAAGTCCTTCGATGATTTTGACATCTCTTTCAAATCAAAGCCTGGGGGATTACCCACTTTTCTCCTTGTTGATCGTGGAG ATTGTTTCTTCACCTTGAAGGCATGGAATGCTCAGAAAGCTGGAGCTGCTGCTATTCTTGTTGCTGACAGCAAGGATGAGCCCTTGATTACCATGGATACCCCTGAAGAAGAAAATGCTAATGCTGAATACCTGCAGAACATCACCATTCCATCAGCCCTTATCAGTAAATCACTAGGGGACAGCCTCAAGAAGGCCCTTAACGGTGGGGAGATGGTTAATATGAATCTTGACTGGAGGGAGTCACTTCCTCATCCTGATGAACGGGTTGAGTATGAGTTCTGGACAAATAGCAACGATGAGTGTGGGCCAAAGTGTGACAGCCAGATAGAATTTGTCAAGAACTTCAAAGGAGCTGCTCAAATACTTGAGCGGAAGGGCTACACTATGTTCACCCCCCACTATATAACTTGGTATTGCCCTGAAGCTTTTATTTTGAGCAAACAGTGCAAGTCACAGTGTATCAATCATGGGAGGTACTGTGCTCCAGATCCTGAGCAAGACTTCAGTAAAGGTTATGATGGTAAAGATGTGGTGGTTCAAAATCTTCGCCAAGCTTGCTTGTTCAAAGTTGCCAATGAAAGTGGAAAGCCATGGCTTTGGTGGGATTATGTTACGGACTTTGCTATCCGCTGCCCGATGAAAGAGAAGAAATATAACAAGGAGTGTGCAGATAAAGTTATCCAAGCCCTTG gtgTTGATCTCAATAAAGTAGACAAATGTATTGGAGACACTGAGGCTGATGTGGACAACCCAGTGCTGAAAGCTGAGCAAGATGCACAG ATTGGAAAAGGCTCCCGTGGAGATGTAACTATACTGCCAACCCTTGTGATAAACAACAGACAGTATAGAG GGAAGTTGGACAGAGGAGCTGTTCTCAAGGCAATTTGTGCAGGTTTTCAAGAGACCACAGAGCCAGCAATTTGCTTAACTGAAG ATATACAAACTAACGAGTGCTTAGAAAACAATGGTGGTTGCTGGCAGGACAAAAGTGCCAACATAACTGCATGCAGG GATACCTTCCGGGGAAGAGTGTGCGAATGCCCGTTAGTTAATGGTGTGAAGTTTTCTGGAGATGGTTATACACATTGTGAAG CTTCTGCGGCTTTACGCTGTGAAATCAACAATGGAGGATGTTGGAGAGAAACACGGGAAGGAAGGACATACTCTGCTTGTATTGTGAGTGTCTCTCTGTCTATCTCTTTATTTATCTCTGCATCATTTTCCCGGTTTCTTAGTTATTTGGTTCTGGAATGGAATGTTCAGGATGATCATTCACATGGTTGCAAGTGCCCATACGGATTCAGGGGTGATGGAGTCAAGAGCTGTGAAG ATGTTGATGAGTGCAAGGAGAAGCTGGCCTGCCAATGTCCTGGTTGCAAATGCAAAAATACCTGGGGCAGTTATGAGTGCAGCTGTAGTGGTGGTTCATTGTACATGCGAGAGCATGACACATGTATCA GTAAGAATGTTAAAACAGAGGTAAGCTGGGGCTCTGTTTGGGTAATAATTCTTGGATTGGTTGCTGCTGGAGCTGGAGGGTATGCCATTTACAAATACAGAATCCGG AGATACATGGATTCAGAGATTCGGGCTATAATGGCACAATACATGCCATTGGATAATCAACCAAACAACGTTCATCATCCAGACATTTAA
- the LOC128282021 gene encoding uncharacterized protein LOC128282021 yields MGVVKFDDTPSNENLLPNHGDQGVNAVGDTGMRRIKEGVAEVRTSMKMIWQEMVKREMIISKERNRGVRDSCEFHTEERHEIQECDEFKALVQSLMDNKELEFYEASLDEGRICTLEGGPKNQNWPRIIISLPRNNEVEIPTVPKVIIHKPVSFSYKDNKRVPWNYNCNVTMPENEDIAGASEEIQGKGSYTRSGKHYDTEGVRVEYAKAKAFNKGKGAEILVNEPVKEKEAKEFLKFLKHSEYSMVELRKQPTRISVLFLLLSSEVHREALMKVLNETYVTNDISVNKLDRLVSNISADNFIYFNDDEISPGGMGSAKALHITTRVRGIRCRLFPIDSPHMKTCHNVVRAFDGTERKVMGRIDIPLMIRPNTYEKLKLVADGRLVTINAEEDIIATVTSDAPYVEANEEAIECSFRSLEFVNATFISEGNEVPIPRISRTTRMGLQMIIGKGVLLGKGLGRYLQGRIQILELKEKRDRFGLGFRPDYKQRRKEIEKRQERRRVHLNGREVEWELMTFSHIS; encoded by the exons atgggggttgtaAAATTTGACGACACCCCTAGTAATGAGAACCTGTTGCCAAATCATGGTGATCAAGGGGTAAATGCAGTTGGGGATACTGGTATGAGAAGGATTAAAGAGGGCGTGGCCGAGGTGAGAACGtcgatgaaaatgatttggcaAGAAATGGTGAAAAGAGAGATGATAATCTCTAAAGAAAGGAATAGAGGAGTGAGGGATTCCTGCGAGTTCCATACTGAGGAGAGGCACGAGATCCAGGAATGTGACGAGTTTAAGGCCTTGGTACAAAGCcttatggataataaggagctggaattttATGAAGCTAGCTTAGATGAGGGACGTATATGCACATTAGAAGGTGGACCAAAGAATCAAAACTGGCCAAGGATCATTATTTCTTTACCAAGAAATAATGAAGTTGAAATACCAACAGTACCGAAAGTCATTATTCATAAACCTGTTTCATTTTCTTATAAGGATAACAAGAGGGTACCTTGGAATTATAATTGCAATGTGACAATGCCGGAGAATGAGGATATAGCTGGTGCTTCTGAGGAGATTCAAGGTAAGGGTTCTTACACACGTAGTGGGAAGCATTATGATACAGAAGGCGTCAGAGTTGAGTACGCAAAAGCAAAAGCCTTTAACAAAGGAAAAGGGGCTGAAATACTGGTTAATGAGCCAGTGAAGGAAAAAGAAGCCAAAGAGTTTCTAAAATTCTTAAAACACAGTGAGTACAGCATGGTTGAATTGCGCAAACAACCAACTCGCATATCAGTATTGTTTTTGCTCTTAAGCTCAGAGGTACATAGGGaagcattgatgaaggtgctcaATGAGACTTACGTTACTAATGATATATCCGTCAATAAGTTGGATCGATTGGTTAGTAACATAAGTGCGgacaattttatctattttaatgatgatgaaatctcACCTGGTGGCATGGGATCAGCAAAAGCTTTACACATTACCACTCGTGTAAGGGGTATACGTTGCCGACT ATTTCCCATAGACAGTCCTCACATGAAAACATGCCATaatgtagtgagagcatttgatggtACAGAGAGAAAGGTCATGGGAAGAATTGATATTCCTTTGATGATTAGGCCAAACACTTATGAG AAATTGAAGTTAGTAGCTGATGGACGGTTGGTCACCATAAATGCGGAAGAGGACATTATAGCGACAGTTACTAGTGACGCACCCTATGTAGAAGCAAACGAGGAGGCCATTGAATGCTCTTTTCGTTCATTAGAATTCGTTAATGCAACATTCATTTCAGAGGGGAATGAGGTGCCAATACCCAGAATATCTAGAACTACAAGAATGGGTTTACAGATGATAATTGGGAAAGGAGTCTTGCTAGGAAAAGGATTGGGAAGATATCTTCAAGGAAGGATTCAGATTCTAGAATTAAAGGAGAAGAGAGACCGTTTTGGCTTGGGTTTCAGGCCAGATTACAAGCAGAGGAGGAAGGAAATAGAGAAGCGTCAAGAAAGAAGAAGAGTGCATTTAAATGGAAGAGAAGTAGAATGGGAATTGATGACGTTCTCTCATATATCCTAA
- the LOC108489370 gene encoding vacuolar-sorting receptor 1-like isoform X2 — translation MRENSWFLICMWVLLVGNCLGRFVVEKNSLKVTSPESIKGVYECAIGNFGVPQYGGTLVGTVVYPKANQGACKSFDDFDISFKSKPGGLPTFLLVDRGDCFFTLKAWNAQKAGAAAILVADSKDEPLITMDTPEEENANAEYLQNITIPSALISKSLGDSLKKALNGGEMVNMNLDWRESLPHPDERVEYEFWTNSNDECGPKCDSQIEFVKNFKGAAQILERKGYTMFTPHYITWYCPEAFILSKQCKSQCINHGRYCAPDPEQDFSKGYDGKDVVVQNLRQACLFKVANESGKPWLWWDYVTDFAIRCPMKEKKYNKECADKVIQALGVDLNKVDKCIGDTEADVDNPVLKAEQDAQIGKGSRGDVTILPTLVINNRQYRGKLDRGAVLKAICAGFQETTEPAICLTEDIQTNECLENNGGCWQDKSANITACRDTFRGRVCECPLVNGVKFSGDGYTHCEASAALRCEINNGGCWRETREGRTYSACIDDHSHGCKCPYGFRGDGVKSCEDVDECKEKLACQCPGCKCKNTWGSYECSCSGGSLYMREHDTCISKNVKTEVSWGSVWVIILGLVAAGAGGYAIYKYRIRRYMDSEIRAIMAQYMPLDNQPNNVHHPDI, via the exons ATGAGGGAAAATTCTTGGTTTTTAATTTGCATGTGGGTTTTGTTAGTGGGGAATTGTTTGGGGAGGTTTGTGGTGGAGAAGAACAGCTTGAAGGTGACTTCGCCGGAATCAATCAAAGGGGTTTATGAGTGTGCGATTGGGAATTTTGGGGTTCCTCAGTATGGGGGTACCTTGGTTGGCACTGTTGTTTATCCTAAAGCTAATCAAGGCGCTTGCAAGTCCTTCGATGATTTTGACATCTCTTTCAAATCAAAGCCTGGGGGATTACCCACTTTTCTCCTTGTTGATCGTGGAG ATTGTTTCTTCACCTTGAAGGCATGGAATGCTCAGAAAGCTGGAGCTGCTGCTATTCTTGTTGCTGACAGCAAGGATGAGCCCTTGATTACCATGGATACCCCTGAAGAAGAAAATGCTAATGCTGAATACCTGCAGAACATCACCATTCCATCAGCCCTTATCAGTAAATCACTAGGGGACAGCCTCAAGAAGGCCCTTAACGGTGGGGAGATGGTTAATATGAATCTTGACTGGAGGGAGTCACTTCCTCATCCTGATGAACGGGTTGAGTATGAGTTCTGGACAAATAGCAACGATGAGTGTGGGCCAAAGTGTGACAGCCAGATAGAATTTGTCAAGAACTTCAAAGGAGCTGCTCAAATACTTGAGCGGAAGGGCTACACTATGTTCACCCCCCACTATATAACTTGGTATTGCCCTGAAGCTTTTATTTTGAGCAAACAGTGCAAGTCACAGTGTATCAATCATGGGAGGTACTGTGCTCCAGATCCTGAGCAAGACTTCAGTAAAGGTTATGATGGTAAAGATGTGGTGGTTCAAAATCTTCGCCAAGCTTGCTTGTTCAAAGTTGCCAATGAAAGTGGAAAGCCATGGCTTTGGTGGGATTATGTTACGGACTTTGCTATCCGCTGCCCGATGAAAGAGAAGAAATATAACAAGGAGTGTGCAGATAAAGTTATCCAAGCCCTTG gtgTTGATCTCAATAAAGTAGACAAATGTATTGGAGACACTGAGGCTGATGTGGACAACCCAGTGCTGAAAGCTGAGCAAGATGCACAG ATTGGAAAAGGCTCCCGTGGAGATGTAACTATACTGCCAACCCTTGTGATAAACAACAGACAGTATAGAG GGAAGTTGGACAGAGGAGCTGTTCTCAAGGCAATTTGTGCAGGTTTTCAAGAGACCACAGAGCCAGCAATTTGCTTAACTGAAG ATATACAAACTAACGAGTGCTTAGAAAACAATGGTGGTTGCTGGCAGGACAAAAGTGCCAACATAACTGCATGCAGG GATACCTTCCGGGGAAGAGTGTGCGAATGCCCGTTAGTTAATGGTGTGAAGTTTTCTGGAGATGGTTATACACATTGTGAAG CTTCTGCGGCTTTACGCTGTGAAATCAACAATGGAGGATGTTGGAGAGAAACACGGGAAGGAAGGACATACTCTGCTTGTATT GATGATCATTCACATGGTTGCAAGTGCCCATACGGATTCAGGGGTGATGGAGTCAAGAGCTGTGAAG ATGTTGATGAGTGCAAGGAGAAGCTGGCCTGCCAATGTCCTGGTTGCAAATGCAAAAATACCTGGGGCAGTTATGAGTGCAGCTGTAGTGGTGGTTCATTGTACATGCGAGAGCATGACACATGTATCA GTAAGAATGTTAAAACAGAGGTAAGCTGGGGCTCTGTTTGGGTAATAATTCTTGGATTGGTTGCTGCTGGAGCTGGAGGGTATGCCATTTACAAATACAGAATCCGG AGATACATGGATTCAGAGATTCGGGCTATAATGGCACAATACATGCCATTGGATAATCAACCAAACAACGTTCATCATCCAGACATTTAA
- the LOC108488614 gene encoding uncharacterized protein LOC108488614 — protein MVCFNCGKYGHVKELCLSVEVEAVLERSEAVLERTEADAVVAPGEVAGEGGDGKNVEFRPWMIVNRKSRRGSRDSRVNEAAKKGKDSVGSRFSPLIGGEVSGGSLAGTDGSFERGKEGSHADMGGISKEDRNLIKRGLGHLKVANCEAGVDSALIRPDLGSSSSGPIGVETSQIKGYSGPKSAGKRPVESNDLFQNNKDRMNNFSNSVSFAPAAGVENLKEGAAQACGPSNVLPDGPSEERAELKGPLMTNGLILNEGVDLRLKLVIIMVESLSIVLLRTKEVD, from the exons ATGGTCTGCTTTAACTGTGGGAAATATGGACATGTAAAAGAGTTGTGTCTGTCGGTGGAAGTTGAAGCGGTTTTGGAGAGGTCGGAGGCGGTCTTGGAAAGAACGGAGGCCGacgcggtggtagcaccgggtgaAGTTGCTGGTGAGGGTGGGGATGGAAAGAACGTTGAATTCAGGCCATGGATGATAGTTAATAGGAAATCACGGAGGGGATCACGCGATTCTCGGGTTAACGAGGCTGCGAAAAAAGGAAAGGATTCGGTGGGATCTCGATTCTCACCGTTAATCGGGGGAGAGGTCTCAGGTGGTAGCCTCGCTGGAACTGATGGGAGTTTTGAGAGAGGGAAAGAAGGGAGTCACGCGGATATGGGGGGTATTTCTAAAGAGGATAGGAATTTAATTAAAAGGGGTTTGGGCCATTTAAAAGTGGCGAACTGTGAAGCTGGTGTGGATTCGGCTTTAATCAGGCCGGATTTGGGCTCAAGTTCAAGTGGCCCGATAGGTGTTGAGACAAGTCAGATTAAGGGATATAGTGGGCCTAAGTCTGCGGGAAAGAGGCCTGTGGAATCTAATgatttatttcaaaataacaaGGACCGAATGAATAATTTTTCTAACTCTGTTTCTTTTGCACCGGCTGCAGGAGTAGAAAATTTAAAGGAGGGAGCGGCACAAGCTTGTGGGCCATCGAATGTCTTACCTGATGGACCAAGTGAGGAACGGGCTGAATTGAAGGGTCCTTTAATGACTAATGGGTTAATCCTCAATG AGGGCGTGGATCTGAGATTAAAGTTAGTAATAATCATGGTGGAGTCTCTCTCAATCGTTCTTTTAAGGACAAAGGAGGTAGATTGA